Proteins from a genomic interval of Oceanispirochaeta crateris:
- a CDS encoding AEC family transporter: MTQYFLPVLYSLIQIFLLGSIGFILRRHAHWNKDVFSSISLLLVKVTLPAMFITRMSSLNRSDLISGAFFPLYTFIVIGLSFLLSLFFARVFRIPKSSRKVYLALSSFGNAGYIPLALVDILMVTIPGFKEYFGSSLPYLYIGSFLLTYSPLLWSLGNSLVTGSTEKIRFKQFLTPPVLGILIGFTLCLLGSGPLINNYSLPFHYIHGGLKTLGSVTSPLILLVLGAMVGDLEFSKSFSKEDLKFALTPMFVRYLALPVSFLLLLKHVPFISNLAPAILLILFMEALIPPPANFSIMTKTAGRNEEETALSILATYGAYLFMFPLYLMIFLKIIQF; the protein is encoded by the coding sequence ATGACCCAGTATTTCCTTCCTGTGCTGTACTCGCTGATTCAGATCTTTCTATTAGGGAGCATCGGTTTCATACTGCGCCGGCATGCCCACTGGAATAAGGATGTTTTTTCTTCCATCAGTCTATTACTTGTAAAAGTGACTCTTCCAGCCATGTTTATTACCCGTATGTCCTCTTTAAATCGGTCTGATTTGATTTCCGGGGCTTTTTTTCCCTTGTATACTTTTATTGTTATAGGTTTGTCTTTTCTCCTAAGTTTATTTTTTGCCAGAGTCTTCCGTATCCCGAAGTCTTCCAGAAAAGTTTATCTGGCTCTCAGTAGTTTTGGGAATGCAGGTTATATCCCGTTGGCTCTGGTTGATATTCTAATGGTAACAATTCCGGGGTTTAAAGAATATTTTGGTTCTTCTTTACCTTATCTTTACATAGGCTCCTTTTTACTGACCTATAGTCCGCTCTTATGGAGCCTTGGAAATTCTCTGGTTACCGGATCTACCGAGAAAATACGGTTCAAACAGTTTCTAACACCTCCGGTTCTGGGAATCCTCATCGGCTTTACCTTGTGTCTCTTGGGTTCCGGGCCGCTTATCAACAATTATTCACTTCCTTTTCATTACATACATGGAGGTTTAAAGACTCTAGGCTCGGTGACCTCTCCTTTGATTTTACTGGTGTTGGGAGCCATGGTGGGAGACTTGGAATTTTCAAAGTCATTTTCTAAGGAAGATCTCAAATTTGCCTTGACCCCCATGTTCGTACGATATCTGGCCTTGCCTGTTAGCTTCCTTCTCCTGCTGAAACATGTTCCATTCATATCGAATCTGGCTCCAGCCATCTTGCTTATTCTCTTCATGGAAGCCCTCATTCCTCCTCCTGCCAATTTTTCTATAATGACAAAAACGGCGGGAAGAAATGAAGAAGAAACGGCTTTGTCCATTCTTGCTACCTATGGGGCCTACCTTTTTATGTTTCCCCTGTATTTGATGATTTTTTTAAAGATTATCCAGTTTTGA